gcagcccctacccccAGTACCAATACGTCCccgttttgattgaaaaaaaattcaaaaccttccggttgcaatcctatggagcagaaacgtgattatgagagctttaaagacaaaatttaattatggctctttagaataatatgatcagaataataacaTCTTtataccggttcaaacggagtgaaaattagaatacttaattttttatccatatattttaatatataaccgTCTAAAAAAActttaagtgttcaaattttcactccgtttgaatcggtgcaataattttgttattattatcatattattctaaaaagttataattaattgttgtttacagggctctcataatcacatttctgctcTACAtggtcctaaataaagagcatatacttcatataagagccctagagataaaaatgaattacggcattttagaataatatgatcagaagaataagatctttacaccgattcaaacggagtgaaaagtttaacatttaatttttttgagacggttatatattaaaaaatatggttaaaaaattaagtactccaattttcactccgtttgaaccggtacaaagatattattattctgattatattattccaaagagccataattaaattttatctttaaggctttcataatcacgtttctgctccataggattgcaaatggtaggtgttaggatttttttttcaccaaacaGCGACGTTTATTGGTactgggtaggggctgctgcgccTTCTgcgcagcagagcccccgggtccagTATGAGCTTCCTCTTGAAAGGGACTACAAtgctccctccctccctctccggGGTGGAGCAGATTAGTATTATTCCTCAGAGGTTTTGGACTTGGTCTGTATATGTCTAATGTATTCCCATGTTTCTTCTCAGCAGCTTCAGTCGACTTTTTTAATACCACGATCCAAATCCATTTCTCCAACAAACAAGGAAGTTTTATGAAGTTAACCCTTTTCCTCTAGTTTCTCTTCTCTCGTttcctctttgatttttttctcaACGAAAGTTAGCACTGTTAGTTATAGTCAGTGACTAGTGAATGTCCAACCCTTGTCAAATGCACGAGACTGCCTGGTGCTTACCACTTGACCACTACCGCATCACTTTTCTCCTTTCCTCTTTGTTGAGGTTCCTCTTTTCTCCCGCTTTCTTGACACTTTCTTCCTATGTTTCGGTTATCAGCAGAAAGTAAGCTGTGTCTTCACAATTGGGAGAGGTGAAGAGGATCAACATGATGGTGAGGAAACCCGAGGAACAGATCATATTGCCTAAAGGATCTAAGGTGAGAAATCAATTTCCAGAAAGATTTCCTCATACTTCTACTCTATTGTTTTGTTCTTCAGCCTTCTATACAACTTGAGATGAGATTtggtaagaaaagaaaaaaggattagAGTTTCActtgagaaatggagagaaacgAACGAGAATAATATATTCTGATTGGCTCATTTCCCTTTCTCATCACACTTCACAATCCAAAGGGCTGATGAATAATATGGTCTAACAAGAATACTGTTTAAAAAAGCAGGCAACAGTAGAAACAGAACTGAGGAAATCCCTGTTTGCTACTTTTCCCAAATCACCAATCAAGAATGGCAGACCAAGCAGCCTGGTTATCAAGGTAATTCTAAATCCTAAGTCATTTCTGTTTCTAGCAATCACCTGGAAAATTATCTAGTTTCAAGTTCTGATTAAAAGAGTTGTCTTTGATTGTGAAACAGAAAGCCCACACAGTGATTCCTGCCCACATAGTAGCCGAAGCCATATCGACACTCCACGGCCTCGACCTAAGGTGGTCTGGTCCAATCACACCAACAGAAATGCAATATGTAGAACAATATGTTCTCGCAAAGTACCCAGAGTACTCCAATGCGCTTGTTGAAGGAGGAGAAAAGACTAACCTCTATAACCTCTGCATCAAAGAAGAGCATTCAGAGCCCTCTCCAGACGAGAAGCGAAAATCGCCTAGGAGCAGTTTCAGAGACTCATCGTCCGCGCCATCATTAGGAAGCAACCTCCCGGGTCTAGACAAAACCCAGTTGGAGCCATCGAGATTGCTTgaaattttaaccaaaaaatCATCCTTTCCAGGTAGCTTCATCTCGATTCCTGAGATCCAAGCACGAAACAAAGTTTTGAAGCACTGTGGATTACCGAATGAAGAGTACCTTGTGCTCTTCACCCCAAACTACAAAGATGCCATGATGTTGGTAGGGGAGAGCTACCCCTTCTTCAGGGGAAATTTCTACATGACTATAGTCACGGAAGAAAACGATTACATAAGGGAGTTTGCTAGTTACAAGGACTCGAAAGTGATCTCAGCTCCAGAAACTTGGTTGGATTTGAGGATCAAGGGATCACAACTCAGCCAGTATTTTAGGAGGAAATGTAAGCAAAGTCCAAAGGGGTTGTTTTCTTTCCCGGCAGATGTGAATGGGACACAGTACTCAATGCATTGGGTGTCTGAAGCTCATAGGAATTCATGGCACGTCCTGCTTGATGCGACTGGTTTGGTTGTGGGAGAGGACCGGTTGAACCTCGCACTCCATAGGCCAGATTTTGTGTTGTGCAGCCCTGATAATACACATGCCCATCCTTCAAAGATCACATGCCTTCTGGTTAGAAGAAAATCGTTTGACGCGACGACAGGCTCAGCTTAGGCACAGAACTTAAGGGTATTTGTACGAGCGTAAAAGTATATACATACTATGTGTTGAAATCTACAGTCATTTGCATGATTACAGTTTAGAATGCTGCCCTATAAGATAGCTCATTGTAAAGGGAAGTCCTGCCAAACCTAATATTCCTCACCAATAGAATCAGCACTGGATCCATTGCTTTGGGTTAGCAAGGACGGTGTCTCTGAATTTTGATAGTTGGTGTACGGTCGAGGGACTGAAACTAATTC
This DNA window, taken from Rhododendron vialii isolate Sample 1 chromosome 8a, ASM3025357v1, encodes the following:
- the LOC131335171 gene encoding uncharacterized protein LOC131335171; translated protein: MMVRKPEEQIILPKGSKATVETELRKSLFATFPKSPIKNGRPSSLVIKKAHTVIPAHIVAEAISTLHGLDLRWSGPITPTEMQYVEQYVLAKYPEYSNALVEGGEKTNLYNLCIKEEHSEPSPDEKRKSPRSSFRDSSSAPSLGSNLPGLDKTQLEPSRLLEILTKKSSFPGSFISIPEIQARNKVLKHCGLPNEEYLVLFTPNYKDAMMLVGESYPFFRGNFYMTIVTEENDYIREFASYKDSKVISAPETWLDLRIKGSQLSQYFRRKCKQSPKGLFSFPADVNGTQYSMHWVSEAHRNSWHVLLDATGLVVGEDRLNLALHRPDFVLCSPDNTHAHPSKITCLLVRRKSFDATTGSA